The Aspergillus luchuensis IFO 4308 DNA, chromosome 6, nearly complete sequence genome segment TAACctgctcatcatccaccgaTGCCGCCAGCATCAAGCCTGTCTCGTAACATCAGCAAACGGCACACTTGGCTCCCCCCCtcactcttccccccctgAACAAGCACCGGACAGCATCTTACCATCAATTCTGGCAATCTGTGTTGACCTGACCATCGTGGCGATATTTGTTTACCGTCTTATCACCGAATTAAACACTCCTTCCGTTCACGCAGTGGTAGGTTGGTGACTTCGGGGTATTGTCCAGATCTCCAATCCAGGCCCGCGGAACAATGGCCCGGCCTCGCAAGGCGGTCGACTGCGGCAGTTCAGCAGcgaagcagcagccaacAACAAGGTACGAATAAACAACTACTGCTTGtgttctcttctttccctcttgtGTCTGGATTAAGACGCATATGACGACCGCGGCGGAAGGCCGTCACTGATTTAGTGAAAGAGCGCTGACCTTAAGAATGTTTCAGAAGccgctcctctccctctgtgAATGCGGCTGAACAGAGTAATGCCGGCGAATCGAGCTCCGCGATGCCaccatctactactactaccaatgCTAAACCGAAGCGGAATCCTAGAAGAGCCGCGAAGGATccatgggaggaggagaaggtgatgaCTAGTACGAAGTCACCGTTGGTTGATGCGGATTTAGTGGTATGTTGGAATCGCTAGATATGGCACTATCGATAGTGCTGGCGCAATGTCGGGAATGGTATGCTAATGACCTTATTGAACAGGGCCTACTTGCCAACCCTAAAGCTTGGAACTGTCTTGAAGAGAGCGAAAAGCAAGAGATCATAAAACTTCTCCCGGATAGTGTACACCCGGACCCTAACCCGCCAACGGATGATGATTCCGATGTGAAgatcccccctcctccgcaggaATTCCTACGCTACTCGAATAACTGGCGCGAAGGTATTCGGCAATTTCAGGTGGAGCTCCAGAATGGGTTTCATGATCCGGAATGGTTGCGCCAGGCGGAACTGGctatggaggagagggcCGCGGGCGCGTTTGACAGGTTTAAGGAGGAAGAATTCGAAGAGTTCTGGggacagaaacagaagatgGATAAGACACTGTTGGCAGGACAAAGCTCTCAGGTGAAACTGAAGACGCTGATTGACCATAATGTTGTTCGCGAAGGCGATGTCTGGAAGTACTCGCGATGCTTTTCCAAAGGTGCTGACAGAGTTCTGGTAGAGAAGGAAGCTAGGGTATGTGGGGACTTTATCGCTTCCTTGATTATATTTGCCAGACTTGCTAACAACTCGCTAGATTGTGAGCATTAAGGGTGCGCGGCTGAACTTCGTCATTCCTCCTGGACAGCGCGTATTTCTTCCAGTTGTCTCGAGCCCGAGCAAGCAGAATCAAAGTCATGCAGATGGCACAAAAGCCGATGTGGAAGCTGGTGATCGGCAGCAAGATAGTGATGCTGTTCAAACCGACTCTAACGTCCAATTAAACACTAGCGAAACGACAGAGCCTGCTTCCCCTAGGAAACGCAAATGTGAAGCTGAACACGGCGACTGCAAGCGACAGCGTTCGCAGCCCCCAGAAGCCGATGATCAGCAGCCAGATAGTGATGCTGTTGAAAACGACTCTAACGTCCAACCAAACACTAGCGAAACGACAGAGCCTATCTCCCCTAGGAAGCGCAAATGTGAAGATGAACACGGTGATTGTAAACGACAGCGTTCGCAACCCCCAGAAGCCGACAACCAAGCGGCATCATCTAGCGAGGTGCCTGGAAATCCGATCGAAGCGGCAGCAGAAACCGCCAGCCCTTCAACAACGGCAGAGGCCGTTTCGTCCGCAGAGGTTGCAGAAATCTCCCCAGCAACAAATGAGAAGCCGGACAGCGCGGGCGAAGCATCAGACGAACCGTCCGTAACAGTGCCCGAAGCCCCTCAGGAATCGACagaagagacggaggagaCACCTCCTGCGGACGCTCCCGACGCCAATATGGACGAGATATTGATCGAAAATATTCAGGGGCTTACTTCACTTGCCTCGAAGATTATAGAAGTCGATGGTCGTATTACGGACATTCCTAATGGGAATGCTTGGAAAGAGTTCCGTGCGTATCGGAATAATCAGGATATGGGTAGTTTATGGGAGGTGAGACAAGCTTGGTTTCAACGTGCTGGGAAGTAAATAGGATGGCTGGTCCTTCTATGTACACACCCAGCATACTAATATGCTTTACTTTCTCCCGGTTTGGACATTCCTGCAGATCATGGCGGTGTCGCCAACATAGTTAGTACAAGTCCCTTATGATACCTCTACCATAGACATGAGCGGACTCCTCATTCATAATATTACCTATAAATTATCCAAAACACATCAAGAAACACAAGATATCATGCGTTACCCTTAAAATCCCTCATGACCAGCACCCATACCCATAATCATACCTTCGTCCTTGGACGACCGACCAGCCTCATCAGCAGCATAATCCACAGCAAAGCTCGCCTGGATAaagtcttccagctcttcacTAACCGtcttgagcttctccttTACACTCGCCACACCCTCCTGTCCCACAATATGTCGTGACGGGGGATTCTCATGGCCGGCGATAGCTGTGATAGCATAGACAGTTTCACTCACCAGCACCTCCATATGCGCCGAACTGAGCGGAGGATACGTTGATATGACCTCCGAGGCCGAGAATGGACCATCTTCAACAGAGTTCCCTTGGTTCAATCCATTAGATGACTCCGCGGATGATTGCGTGTTGCTCGACAGACGTGAGACGAGTCGGTTCATAATCCCGCGGAATAGTGGTGCCTGGTTAGCTGCGGACGAGTATACGGGTCCTATGGGTGGGACGCTGGTTACTAGGTTTGTGAGGATGCCGATCTCGATGCTGCATTGGAATATGGTGAGTTTGATGTTGAATGGGGCGATCTCGTATGCGAGGCTCTGGTGGATGGCTTGGTTAGCGATAAGGTTGGCATGGAGGATTGCATGTGGTGAGGCTTACGTCGCAGAAGCCTTCGAGAGCCCATCCGGCTGCGCAGTACATCCCCAGTCCGGGTGTACCTATGTGAGCGGCTGTTCGTTTGTTAGATCTTGTTTGATGTATGGAGAAGATAGGACTTGTGCTTACTGATGCCGGAGAGGATCGTGATGTGCCCTGCTTTTTGCCTTCGCATGTGCGGCAGCGCTGCTTTTATGATGTTGAGTGGTCCGAAGTAGTTGCTCTCAAACTGGTCTCGGACGAGATTTAGTGTCTGCTGTGAGGCCGAGAGCTCTTCCACTGTTCCGATGAGGGCTACGATGCCATTTAGCGATGTGCAAGATGTGGGTTTCGAGGCCGTTGAAGGCTAACCTTGGCTGGTACAGCATAGAAGAACGTCTACTCTGCCAAACGAAGCGACTGCTTGCGCCACTATGGCCTGGCACTCGCCGACCATCCTGTAAGTTATTGATAAGCCTATGTCATATGGTTGAGGGGGTTTAGATCCAATCATACCTTATGTCCAGAGGCAGTGCCTTGAATCGCTTCCCCCATCCCTCATTGCTTTCGATTTCTGCGAGAAAAGCATCGAACATATCGCGACGACATTCATCGCGATCCAGGTTCGAATGCGCCAGTCCAACCAGGGCATAGTCGCCATGCATTAAAATCTGGCGCGTCACAGAGATGCCGATGGGGGAATCCCCGGCCGTGATAACCCACACCCGCGGCTCATTATGAGCAGGAAACTGAGGGCGGGAGTAATCGGGAGAGGGCTGATTGTCCGCCATTGGGATGAAAACCGACCTTCATGAGGCTAACATGCCCATTGCGCGACTCggtgcttcttctccaagttAGGCGGATTTGTAGCAGATCGGTGATGTGGAGAAatccgcggaggagggatttATGACatgctttcccttcccactTCCGCCTGGCTTATCGCCGGGACCCGCCAAGGGCCAAAACGCCGCGCCTTTTCTGGGCcagaaccaaccaaccagccGTTAGCCTTCGTGTTCCTTCGTggcctcttttccttttctccttcttcttcttcttccccctctccccggTTTTTCCATCTTTGCTGACCAGGTTTGCTATTAACGGGTCGCAATGCCGGAACAACGTCAGCGCAGGGAGGAGCCGGAGCAAAGCGTGCGTATGCTTCAATCTGCTCTTGTTTGGTACTGGATTCGATGGGTTAGCTGACAGTCGCTTTTGCTTGCTTTAGTCCGGCTTCAAGGGTGCCCTTCAGGGCctggctttcttcttgttggcgCAGTTTGTGATGAGCCAGTTCTTTGGGTCAAAGCAGAACGCCGGCTCAGGAGCAAAGCCTAGTGATGTGCCTTCTTTCAACACGCGTCCGCCTCGCAGCGAAGTGTCCAACTACAGCCCCGTCCCTGATCTCGTTACCCCGATTTGGCCCTCCGATAGTGCCCTGGACCTGAATATCTATGTTTCGCCTTCGATTCTTGTTCCTGGATTCAAGTCTTTCCCATCGGATTCGCTCGTTCTGGAGGAAAAGAACTTTACTATCGGAAACTACAGTGACACTAGAGAAATCGATACGACCATCAAGATCCCCAAGGAGGTTCAACGCAATGGAACTCTCTGGGCGCATTTCTTTGTCGGACTCACCGGACACCAGCTCGACCCTACCGCCAAGGATTATAGCACCGATAGTGCCGTTCATTTCTTCCGCCCCTTGAACCAGTAcctcccgaagaagaaggtgaagaagttgaagaaCCTGCTGGCATCGTCAGAGGAaacccaggaagaagaggatgacggcACTCCCGATGTCTCCATTGCGTCATACTACCACCCC includes the following:
- a CDS encoding uncharacterized protein (COG:S;~EggNog:ENOG410PTFJ;~InterPro:IPR028020;~PFAM:PF13919) yields the protein MPPSTTTTNAKPKRNPRRAAKDPWEEEKVMTSTKSPLVDADLVGLLANPKAWNCLEESEKQEIIKLLPDSVHPDPNPPTDDDSDVKIPPPPQEFLRYSNNWREGIRQFQVELQNGFHDPEWLRQAELAMEERAAGAFDRFKEEEFEEFWGQKQKMDKTLLAGQSSQVKLKTLIDHNVVREGDVWKYSRCFSKGADRVLVEKEARIVSIKGARLNFVIPPGQRVFLPVVSSPSKQNQSHADGTKADVEAGDRQQDSDAVQTDSNVQLNTSETTEPASPRKRKCEAEHGDCKRQRSQPPEADDQQPDSDAVENDSNVQPNTSETTEPISPRKRKCEDEHGDCKRQRSQPPEADNQAASSSEVPGNPIEAAAETASPSTTAEAVSSAEVAEISPATNEKPDSAGEASDEPSVTVPEAPQESTEETEETPPADAPDANMDEILIENIQGLTSLASKIIEVDGRITDIPNGNAWKEFRAYRNNQDMGSLWEVRQAWFQRAGK